A region from the Sandaracinus amylolyticus genome encodes:
- a CDS encoding ABC transporter ATP-binding protein produces the protein MDPDVIEVRGLAKRYGAVEALRGLDLTVRPGDVYGFLGRNGAGKSTTIRILMGITRPSGGSVRMFGEPGGHDLVSWRQRIGYVAQEQSFYGWMTPVSIARFVRAFFPRWDDAEYTRLLRVLDVPSARRIGTFSGGTKVKLALALALAHRPPLLLLDEPTAGLDPVARREFLEIVRHEAEHSGRTTFFSSHLVDEIELVANRVGVVDEGRTRYEGTIDDLVQRVRVVRASELADPAPLHAAIAELQLAVRHEEVREGERRIVVESDDPARFDALAPTIPDAVIELLPLEEVFIAMVRRRA, from the coding sequence GTGGATCCCGACGTGATCGAGGTGCGCGGGCTGGCGAAGCGCTACGGCGCCGTCGAGGCGCTGCGCGGGCTGGATCTCACGGTGCGGCCCGGTGACGTCTACGGGTTCCTCGGACGCAACGGCGCGGGGAAGTCGACGACCATCCGGATCCTGATGGGCATCACGCGGCCGAGCGGAGGCTCGGTGCGGATGTTCGGCGAGCCGGGCGGGCACGACCTCGTGTCGTGGCGACAGCGCATCGGGTACGTCGCGCAGGAGCAGTCGTTCTACGGCTGGATGACGCCCGTCTCGATCGCGCGGTTCGTGCGCGCGTTCTTCCCGCGGTGGGACGACGCCGAGTACACGCGCCTCTTGCGCGTGCTCGACGTGCCGAGCGCGCGACGCATCGGCACGTTCTCGGGCGGCACGAAGGTGAAGCTCGCGCTCGCGCTCGCCCTCGCGCACCGGCCGCCGCTCTTGCTGCTCGACGAGCCGACCGCGGGGCTCGATCCCGTCGCGCGGCGCGAGTTCCTCGAGATCGTGCGGCACGAGGCGGAGCACAGCGGGCGCACCACGTTCTTCTCGAGCCACCTCGTCGACGAGATCGAGCTGGTCGCCAACCGCGTCGGCGTCGTCGACGAAGGCAGGACGCGCTACGAGGGCACCATCGACGACCTCGTGCAGCGCGTGCGCGTCGTGCGCGCGAGCGAGCTCGCCGATCCCGCGCCGCTGCACGCGGCGATCGCGGAGCTTCAGCTCGCGGTGCGCCACGAGGAGGTGCGCGAGGGCGAGCGCCGCATCGTCGTCGAGAGCGACGATCCCGCGCGCTTCGATGCGCTCGCGCCGACGATCCCGGACGCGGTGATCGAGCTCCTGCCACTCGAAGAGGTGTTCATCGCGATGGTGCGGCGACGCGCATGA
- a CDS encoding N-acyl-D-amino-acid deacylase family protein: protein MRLLLRNATIIDGTGAEAEAGDVLLEDDHIAELGATTLAPDEVIDARGLVVTPGFIDVHSHSDFTLPGDPEARAKVMQGVTSEVVGNCGLGLFPSNETVERFYALLSPMLFGEPGGGCFRDIDAYRARLEERGVSVNVVPLVPHGNVRCQAMGLAERAARPDEIARMRDSVDTNMRQGAFGLSTGLVYAPGAFADTEEIVELAKVSAAHGGIYASHMRDEGSRLVQSVEETLRIGREAKIPVQISHHKAADRWNWGKVETTLAMVDRARAEGLDVHSDVYPYTAGSTVLSAMFLPLWAFEGSQDRLLERLRDPKVREQIVEGSKERMMKLATLPGVLDRIVPKRLILPFVLFELSRLVVVSSLKNQQQYEGMTLREIAKARKQKLYDMLLDLLVEEELAIAAIAHVMSEDDVQRVMAHDATMIGTDGFPQREGKPHPRAFGTYARVIEHYVRERRLFGIETAIHKMTGMVAKKLGLRDRGVLRAGAKADVVVLDAARVKDRATYASPKNHPEGIVHVFVNGVHTVKNGKHTGARGGRVLHRAG from the coding sequence ATGCGCTTGCTCTTGCGGAACGCGACGATCATCGACGGCACCGGCGCCGAGGCCGAGGCGGGCGACGTCCTGCTCGAAGACGATCACATCGCCGAGCTCGGCGCGACCACGCTCGCGCCCGACGAGGTGATCGACGCGCGCGGCCTCGTCGTCACGCCGGGCTTCATCGACGTGCACTCGCACTCCGACTTCACGCTGCCCGGCGATCCCGAGGCGCGCGCGAAGGTGATGCAGGGCGTGACCAGCGAGGTCGTCGGCAACTGCGGCCTCGGCCTCTTCCCGTCGAACGAGACGGTCGAGCGCTTCTACGCGCTGCTCTCGCCGATGCTCTTCGGCGAGCCGGGAGGCGGGTGCTTCCGCGACATCGACGCGTACCGCGCGCGCCTCGAGGAGCGCGGCGTGAGCGTCAACGTCGTGCCGCTCGTCCCGCACGGCAACGTGCGCTGCCAGGCGATGGGGCTCGCCGAGCGCGCCGCGCGCCCCGACGAGATCGCCCGCATGCGCGACAGCGTCGACACGAACATGCGGCAGGGCGCGTTCGGGCTCTCGACCGGGCTCGTCTACGCGCCGGGCGCGTTCGCCGACACCGAGGAGATCGTCGAGCTCGCGAAGGTGAGCGCGGCGCACGGCGGCATCTACGCGTCGCACATGCGCGACGAGGGATCGCGCCTCGTGCAGTCGGTCGAGGAGACGCTGCGCATCGGGCGCGAGGCGAAGATCCCGGTGCAGATCTCGCATCACAAGGCGGCCGATCGCTGGAACTGGGGCAAGGTCGAGACGACGCTCGCGATGGTCGATCGCGCGCGCGCCGAGGGCCTCGACGTGCACAGCGACGTCTACCCGTACACCGCGGGATCGACGGTGCTGAGCGCGATGTTCCTGCCGCTCTGGGCGTTCGAGGGCTCGCAGGATCGACTGCTCGAGCGGCTGCGCGATCCGAAGGTGCGCGAGCAGATCGTCGAGGGCAGCAAGGAGCGCATGATGAAGCTCGCGACGCTGCCGGGCGTGCTCGATCGCATCGTGCCGAAGCGCTTGATCCTGCCCTTCGTGCTCTTCGAGCTGAGCCGCCTCGTCGTGGTGAGCTCGCTGAAGAACCAGCAGCAGTACGAGGGCATGACGCTGCGCGAGATCGCGAAGGCGCGGAAGCAGAAGCTCTACGACATGCTGCTCGACCTGCTGGTCGAGGAGGAGCTCGCGATCGCGGCGATCGCGCACGTGATGAGCGAGGACGACGTGCAGCGCGTGATGGCGCACGACGCGACGATGATCGGCACCGACGGCTTCCCGCAGCGCGAGGGCAAGCCGCACCCGCGCGCGTTCGGCACGTACGCGCGGGTGATCGAGCACTACGTGCGCGAGCGGCGGCTCTTCGGGATCGAGACCGCGATCCACAAGATGACGGGCATGGTCGCGAAGAAGCTCGGCCTGCGCGATCGCGGCGTGCTGCGCGCGGGCGCGAAGGCGGACGTGGTGGTGCTCGACGCGGCGAGGGTGAAGGACCGCGCGACGTACGCGAGCCCGAAGAACCACCCCGAGGGCATCGTGCACGTGTTCGTCAACGGCGTGCACACGGTGAAGAACGGGAAGCACACGGGAGCGCGCGGCGGGCGCGTGCTGCATCGCGCGGGGTGA
- a CDS encoding ABC transporter permease, producing MIALLRKELRALVPHALLCFLVISGDVISRPLTEQLDIQTWSSISAVDPGEGGGLAFMLALVAFFVAYAAFPREHDDGTIDFLRSLPVTRRAIFSAKMLAGAGVLVLFTALGQVTNWLLQLPNPQSFSGDQFRLDVALGVAALQSTFVLVLYAHGVLASTMRRFGLLPYALVMFVLLAAEEIEPSLAWLNPASICRLAYRGQVLLVPWGDIAVHVPIALVALGISYLVWMGPFEQLRDALAPKRDGRAAIAFGCGTAVVVFVGLAVMTVLAVRSVQENGLPSDEPEGIDWQTAEARTEHYAFVYPTNLRARALRLVGSADDIAESVARVVGAREVPFITVDLAETSAHHEGIAAGTRIRMGLVGQDDDARLRHVLAHESTHVLQGRESDRRLMTQRGTRAFVEGSAEWVAYRVVPNDAAQTESRIVAAAGWTRHRLQLEDVLDDESLRQRFDTSLAYSLGEVLTEGIARACGERAVGDVMRAIGRSDAPQDLEPLALWQDALQSIGCSEVAARAQMERVIDDVARDHADAIAALPRAGAAVTGRDEETTTVVATLDRDAPEGATWTLRVRRDRMVSDTEIRSVRGVVDAARRRVTFLVPRGWSWPRFDLQVCMVPVGGNWSWCEGWTSG from the coding sequence GTGATCGCGCTCTTGCGCAAGGAGCTGCGCGCGCTGGTGCCGCACGCGCTCCTCTGCTTCCTCGTGATCAGCGGCGACGTGATCTCGCGGCCGCTCACCGAGCAGCTCGACATCCAGACGTGGTCGTCGATCTCCGCCGTCGATCCCGGAGAAGGCGGCGGGCTCGCGTTCATGCTCGCGCTGGTCGCGTTCTTCGTCGCCTACGCCGCGTTCCCGCGCGAGCACGACGACGGAACGATCGACTTCCTGCGCTCGCTGCCGGTGACGCGCCGCGCGATCTTCTCCGCGAAGATGCTCGCGGGCGCGGGCGTGCTCGTGCTCTTCACCGCGCTCGGCCAGGTGACGAACTGGCTGCTCCAGCTGCCGAACCCGCAGAGCTTCAGCGGCGATCAGTTCCGGCTCGACGTCGCGCTCGGCGTGGCCGCGCTGCAGTCGACGTTCGTGCTCGTCCTCTACGCGCACGGCGTGCTCGCCTCGACGATGCGGCGCTTCGGGCTCCTGCCGTACGCGCTCGTCATGTTCGTGCTCCTCGCGGCGGAGGAGATCGAGCCCTCGCTCGCGTGGCTGAACCCGGCGTCGATCTGCCGGCTCGCGTACCGGGGTCAGGTGCTGCTCGTGCCGTGGGGCGACATCGCGGTGCACGTGCCGATCGCGCTCGTCGCGCTCGGCATCTCGTACCTCGTGTGGATGGGGCCGTTCGAGCAGCTGCGCGACGCGCTCGCGCCGAAGCGCGACGGGCGCGCGGCGATCGCGTTCGGGTGCGGCACCGCGGTGGTCGTCTTCGTGGGGCTCGCGGTGATGACAGTGCTCGCGGTGCGCTCGGTGCAGGAGAACGGGCTGCCGAGCGACGAGCCCGAGGGCATCGACTGGCAGACCGCGGAGGCGCGCACCGAGCACTACGCGTTCGTGTACCCGACGAACCTGCGGGCGCGCGCGCTGCGCCTCGTGGGGAGCGCGGACGACATCGCGGAGTCGGTCGCGCGTGTGGTCGGTGCGCGCGAGGTGCCGTTCATCACGGTCGATCTCGCGGAGACGAGCGCGCACCACGAGGGCATCGCGGCGGGCACGCGCATCCGCATGGGGCTCGTCGGGCAGGACGACGACGCGCGACTGCGCCACGTGCTCGCGCACGAGAGCACGCACGTGCTGCAGGGGCGCGAGTCGGATCGGCGTCTGATGACGCAGCGCGGGACGCGCGCGTTCGTCGAGGGCTCGGCGGAGTGGGTCGCGTACCGGGTGGTGCCGAACGACGCGGCGCAGACCGAGTCGCGCATCGTCGCGGCCGCGGGATGGACGCGTCATCGGCTGCAGCTCGAGGACGTGCTCGACGACGAGTCGCTGCGGCAGCGCTTCGACACGTCGCTCGCGTACTCGCTCGGCGAGGTGCTCACCGAGGGCATCGCGCGCGCGTGCGGCGAGCGCGCGGTCGGCGACGTGATGCGCGCGATCGGGCGGAGCGACGCGCCGCAGGATCTCGAGCCGCTCGCGCTGTGGCAGGACGCGCTGCAGTCGATCGGGTGCAGCGAGGTCGCGGCGCGCGCGCAGATGGAGCGGGTGATCGACGACGTCGCGCGCGATCACGCGGACGCGATCGCGGCGCTGCCGCGCGCGGGCGCGGCGGTGACGGGGCGCGACGAGGAGACGACGACGGTGGTCGCGACGCTCGATCGCGACGCGCCCGAAGGCGCGACGTGGACGCTGCGGGTGCGGCGCGATCGGATGGTGAGCGACACCGAGATCCGATCGGTGCGCGGAGTGGTCGACGCGGCGCGTCGGCGGGTGACGTTCCTCGTGCCGAGGGGGTGGAGCTGGCCTCGGTTCGATCTGCAGGTCTGTATGGTTCCCGTTGGCGGGAACTGGTCTTGGTGTGAAGGGTGGACGTCGGGATAG
- a CDS encoding MerR family transcriptional regulator → MDEESELEGGRSVKVSALAKMSGVPAATIKHYVREGLLPEPSRTSKNMAYYDVSLVPRIKKIKELQRTRFLPLKVIKSILDESELESEDETVGATIARVLEQTAPTERRTREELIASGMPEEQLVWLRGAGLITPQPDSKREVYAGDDLELLRVLGASRKAGITAEMLPVTILGEYAQALRTLVEIEVRMFREGVMPRAGDDLPALTEAATTLSERLVIVLRRRMLVPTMRALAEQAKRSRSAPPPAPKKRTPRRKAE, encoded by the coding sequence ATGGACGAAGAGTCGGAGCTCGAAGGCGGGCGCAGCGTGAAGGTCAGCGCGCTCGCGAAGATGTCGGGTGTCCCGGCGGCGACGATCAAGCACTACGTGCGCGAAGGCCTGCTCCCCGAGCCGTCGCGGACCAGCAAGAACATGGCGTACTACGACGTGTCACTGGTCCCTCGGATCAAGAAGATCAAGGAGCTCCAGCGCACGAGGTTCCTCCCGCTCAAGGTGATCAAGTCGATCCTCGACGAGTCCGAGCTGGAGAGCGAGGACGAGACCGTCGGCGCGACGATCGCGCGCGTGCTCGAGCAGACGGCGCCGACCGAGCGCCGCACGCGCGAGGAGCTCATCGCGTCGGGCATGCCCGAGGAGCAGCTCGTGTGGCTGCGCGGCGCGGGGCTGATCACGCCGCAGCCCGACTCGAAGCGCGAGGTCTACGCGGGCGACGACCTCGAGCTGCTGCGGGTGCTCGGCGCGTCGCGCAAGGCGGGGATCACCGCGGAGATGCTCCCGGTCACGATCCTCGGCGAGTACGCGCAGGCGCTGCGCACGCTCGTCGAGATCGAGGTGCGCATGTTCCGCGAAGGCGTCATGCCGCGCGCGGGAGACGATCTGCCCGCGCTCACCGAGGCCGCGACGACGCTCTCGGAGCGCCTCGTCATCGTGCTGCGACGCCGCATGCTCGTCCCGACGATGCGCGCCCTCGCCGAGCAAGCGAAGCGCTCACGCAGCGCGCCGCCGCCCGCTCCCAAGAAGCGCACCCCGCGCCGCAAGGCCGAGTGA
- a CDS encoding trypsin-like serine peptidase, whose translation MLDRRIALGAALALAACVPEPSLATEPVVYGEDGRREAYEVDATLRALALGSSAAIFDPENLDVRDPSAIVPSGRRLQSDEDLCDDQRFLDQPTAASCSGTLIDDDLYLTAGHCVETEEECRGLRFVFDYAYASDGVLETIGEDDVYACRRLVAHRDQDAPWRDHSIIQLDRPVVGRTPATLRRGALTPGEPLVLIGYPDTIPMKIDASGHVNDARAEVLDRFYASVDAFGGNSGSGVLDAEGRLVGVLSGGEDDYVRRGDCSVVNVLDDACPGGDCTRHGEYVGYAQNAIDDLCASGWPSARLCDRAATCGDGFCSGTETSETCADDCDAPRCGDDVCDRGESATCEADCGRVVPDAWTCEVRWYAALDDCDCACGAPDPDCESGRLRVVNCERGETCVEGVCAPAPDAGTTPRDAGGAARDDASISTDAATTRDAGPVIVPARDEGCACGVAPRRAPSAALVALLALVALAIRARRS comes from the coding sequence ATGCTCGACCGCCGCATCGCCCTCGGAGCCGCGCTCGCCCTCGCCGCGTGCGTGCCCGAGCCATCGCTCGCCACCGAGCCCGTCGTCTACGGCGAGGACGGCCGGCGCGAGGCCTACGAGGTCGACGCGACGCTGCGCGCGCTCGCGCTCGGGAGCTCGGCCGCGATCTTCGATCCCGAGAACCTCGACGTGCGCGACCCGAGCGCGATCGTCCCCTCGGGCCGGCGCCTCCAGAGCGACGAGGACCTCTGCGACGATCAGCGCTTCCTCGATCAGCCCACCGCCGCATCGTGCTCGGGCACGCTGATCGACGACGACCTGTACCTCACGGCCGGGCACTGCGTGGAGACCGAGGAGGAGTGCCGCGGGCTGCGCTTCGTCTTCGACTACGCGTACGCGAGCGACGGCGTGCTCGAGACGATCGGCGAGGACGACGTGTACGCGTGTCGCCGCCTCGTCGCGCATCGCGACCAGGACGCGCCGTGGCGCGATCACTCGATCATCCAGCTCGATCGTCCGGTGGTGGGACGTACGCCCGCCACGCTGCGCCGCGGCGCGCTCACGCCGGGCGAGCCGCTCGTGCTGATCGGGTACCCGGACACGATCCCGATGAAGATCGACGCGAGCGGGCACGTGAACGACGCGCGCGCCGAGGTGCTCGATCGCTTCTACGCGAGCGTCGACGCGTTCGGCGGCAACTCGGGCTCCGGCGTGCTCGACGCGGAGGGCCGCCTCGTCGGCGTGCTCTCGGGCGGCGAGGACGACTACGTGCGCCGCGGCGACTGCAGCGTGGTGAACGTGCTCGACGACGCGTGCCCCGGCGGCGACTGCACGCGCCACGGCGAGTACGTCGGCTACGCGCAGAACGCGATCGACGACCTCTGCGCGAGCGGCTGGCCCAGCGCGCGCTTGTGCGACCGCGCCGCGACGTGCGGCGACGGATTCTGCAGCGGCACCGAGACCAGCGAGACGTGCGCCGACGACTGCGACGCGCCGCGCTGCGGAGACGACGTGTGCGATCGCGGCGAGAGCGCGACGTGCGAGGCCGACTGCGGCCGCGTCGTGCCCGACGCGTGGACGTGCGAGGTCCGCTGGTACGCGGCGCTCGACGACTGCGACTGCGCGTGCGGCGCGCCCGATCCCGACTGCGAGAGCGGGCGCCTCCGCGTCGTGAACTGCGAGCGCGGCGAGACGTGCGTCGAGGGCGTGTGCGCGCCCGCGCCCGACGCCGGCACCACGCCGCGCGATGCCGGCGGCGCCGCGCGCGACGACGCATCGATCTCCACCGACGCCGCGACGACGCGCGACGCGGGCCCGGTGATCGTCCCGGCGCGCGACGAAGGCTGCGCGTGCGGTGTCGCGCCGCGCCGCGCGCCGTCGGCCGCGCTCGTCGCCCTGCTCGCGCTCGTCGCGCTCGCGATCCGCGCGCGCCGTTCCTGA
- a CDS encoding penicillin-insensitive murein endopeptidase, with protein MRRSAAVLLAIAIALLATVARATPGDHDDPRPRRARRATPSTSVGLPFRGRLRHGVLLRESEHVRYAGEYREGGRFYGTDELVQLIERAAARVSQRLPGARLSVGELSARQGGRVSGHRSHQNGRDVDIAFYMIDRDGRPYDPWGFAAFDRHGNGMPPNEALRFDDARNWELVARLVSDPDARVQYVFVADTLRRRLLATARRRRAPASIVARAEQLLVQPSHGHPHRNHFHVRIYCPPADRPSCEDREPFHAWYPGTPPRTEHASAEDAGD; from the coding sequence ATGCGTCGCAGTGCCGCCGTGCTCCTCGCGATCGCGATCGCGCTCCTCGCGACGGTCGCGCGCGCCACGCCCGGCGATCACGACGATCCCCGCCCGCGACGCGCGCGGCGCGCGACGCCGTCCACGTCAGTCGGCCTTCCTTTCCGCGGGCGCCTCCGCCACGGCGTGCTGCTCCGCGAGTCCGAGCACGTGCGCTACGCGGGCGAGTACCGCGAGGGCGGGCGCTTCTACGGCACCGACGAGCTCGTCCAGCTCATCGAGCGCGCCGCAGCGCGCGTCTCGCAGCGCCTCCCCGGCGCGCGCCTCTCGGTCGGCGAGCTCTCCGCGCGACAGGGAGGTCGCGTCAGCGGGCATCGCTCGCACCAGAACGGGCGCGACGTCGACATCGCGTTCTACATGATCGATCGCGACGGTCGCCCTTACGACCCGTGGGGCTTCGCCGCGTTCGATCGCCACGGCAACGGCATGCCGCCGAACGAGGCGCTGCGCTTCGACGACGCGCGCAACTGGGAGCTCGTCGCGCGCCTCGTCTCGGATCCCGATGCGCGCGTGCAGTACGTCTTCGTCGCCGACACGCTGCGCCGTCGCCTGCTCGCGACCGCGCGCCGCCGCCGCGCGCCGGCGTCGATCGTCGCGCGCGCCGAGCAGCTCCTCGTGCAGCCCTCGCACGGGCACCCGCACCGCAACCACTTCCACGTGCGCATCTACTGCCCGCCCGCGGATCGCCCGAGCTGCGAGGACCGCGAGCCCTTCCACGCGTGGTACCCGGGCACGCCGCCGCGCACCGAGCACGCGAGCGCCGAAGACGCCGGCGACTGA
- a CDS encoding SRPBCC family protein, with amino-acid sequence MRLARRAAVIAALACALGVLLPLSTAQTIGAQDRGFSDAERSVLAAGRLIARRRVEQRGNLVHFGGTSFQTVDRPLTEVWRAVRDPANYRNLLPQVESVSVVSRGEHEGVIRIEHAYGLIRAAYHLRLRFADGRHDLTFDLDATRPNDVRSARGFMTLSEWPGDPGRTLVTWGILAAVDEGILGGLVRPQLHAWMLRVPTTMRSYLQGRGRSRFLADSGHASTATH; translated from the coding sequence ATGCGTCTCGCTCGCCGCGCGGCCGTGATCGCGGCCCTCGCCTGCGCCCTCGGCGTGCTGTTGCCGCTCTCCACCGCGCAGACCATCGGCGCACAGGATCGCGGGTTCTCGGACGCCGAGCGCTCGGTGCTCGCGGCGGGGCGATTGATCGCGCGGCGTCGCGTGGAGCAGCGCGGGAACCTCGTGCACTTCGGCGGGACGAGCTTCCAGACGGTCGATCGTCCGCTCACCGAGGTCTGGCGTGCGGTGCGCGACCCCGCGAACTACCGGAACCTGCTGCCGCAGGTCGAGTCGGTGTCGGTCGTCTCGCGCGGCGAGCACGAGGGCGTGATCCGGATCGAGCACGCGTACGGGCTGATTCGCGCGGCCTATCATCTGCGCCTGCGCTTCGCCGACGGACGGCACGATCTGACGTTCGATCTCGACGCGACGCGGCCCAACGACGTGCGCTCGGCGCGAGGCTTCATGACGCTGAGCGAGTGGCCGGGCGATCCCGGGCGCACGCTCGTGACGTGGGGGATCCTCGCGGCGGTCGACGAAGGGATCCTCGGCGGGCTCGTGCGCCCGCAGCTGCACGCGTGGATGCTGCGCGTGCCGACGACGATGCGCTCGTACCTGCAGGGCCGCGGTCGCTCGCGGTTCCTCGCGGACTCGGGCCACGCGTCGACCGCGACGCACTGA
- a CDS encoding ABC transporter permease encodes MKRIAALALKDLAEHAVALAMLVLFMGVAWALLSLIVLAQPATVTYLEVHASLMRFFLPVAGLALGNRLVVAEYHGRTQRFLESLPLGRADVILVKLALGVLVIEALALGSLGATLVLAITREAIDARFVAIIAARTATYALFGMCWFTAMGMLGRLRVPLYIAIGVAFALVANGTELEVSRFGPIALVADDFVLERTRWPVEPLLVTLALAAGWALLAIGLATVREGSVAETLAKRMSLREGVTLVIVVIAILIAWMRLSPPNQRPPYEWEDGGVLRAGDAPIEIMYGLEDARPDAEALMARLRRELPPLRDAMGWAQLPTVRVALSERLDGSTFERVTLGEDDGILVRANYRRGPEWDEDALLSELVGLVIDDATGGRALWEPIEWPRDGIAAWWPRRDEPELPETIELRALWATRERGPDASRLRAWDRTIQREGERVAGALAAVGIDVLEEQRGRDAVFALGRALYGHEPPDDFRAVVHGWLHPLSRTLREAAGIDERALIEAWYARLASLRASHRGAWMPRVEARIDVETADGLPTIVARATLDRPPPPGATVSLAHFDDGPFDDFVWPWEPQREERAWPDGERSIEMRLPGRYGPGSRVWVALDLEGTPLGAPMRLAEARVEVP; translated from the coding sequence ATGAAGCGCATCGCCGCGCTCGCGCTCAAGGACCTCGCGGAGCACGCGGTCGCGCTCGCGATGCTCGTGCTCTTCATGGGCGTCGCGTGGGCGCTGCTCTCGCTGATCGTCCTCGCGCAGCCCGCGACCGTGACGTACCTCGAGGTGCACGCCTCGCTGATGCGCTTCTTCCTGCCCGTCGCGGGGCTCGCGCTCGGCAATCGGCTCGTGGTCGCCGAGTACCACGGGCGCACCCAGCGCTTCCTCGAGTCGCTGCCGCTCGGGCGCGCCGACGTGATCCTCGTGAAGCTCGCGCTCGGCGTTCTCGTGATCGAGGCGCTCGCGCTCGGCTCGCTCGGCGCGACGCTCGTGCTCGCCATCACGCGCGAAGCGATCGACGCGCGGTTCGTCGCGATCATCGCGGCGCGGACCGCGACGTACGCGCTCTTCGGCATGTGCTGGTTCACCGCGATGGGCATGCTCGGCCGGCTGCGCGTGCCGCTCTACATCGCGATCGGCGTCGCGTTCGCGCTCGTCGCCAACGGGACCGAGCTCGAGGTGTCGCGCTTCGGGCCGATCGCGCTGGTCGCCGACGACTTCGTGCTCGAGCGGACGCGCTGGCCGGTCGAGCCGCTGCTCGTGACGCTCGCGCTCGCGGCCGGATGGGCGCTCCTCGCCATCGGGCTCGCGACGGTGCGCGAGGGATCGGTCGCGGAGACGCTCGCGAAGCGCATGAGCTTGCGCGAAGGCGTGACGCTCGTGATCGTGGTGATCGCGATCCTGATCGCGTGGATGAGGCTCTCGCCGCCGAACCAGCGTCCGCCGTACGAGTGGGAGGACGGCGGCGTGCTGCGCGCCGGCGATGCGCCGATCGAGATCATGTACGGCCTCGAGGACGCGCGACCCGATGCCGAGGCGCTCATGGCGCGCCTGAGGAGGGAGCTGCCGCCGCTGCGCGACGCGATGGGCTGGGCGCAGCTGCCGACGGTGCGCGTTGCGCTCTCGGAGCGGCTCGACGGGTCCACGTTCGAGCGCGTGACGCTCGGCGAGGACGACGGGATCCTCGTGCGCGCGAACTATCGCCGCGGCCCGGAGTGGGACGAGGACGCGCTGCTCTCCGAGCTCGTCGGGCTCGTGATCGACGACGCGACCGGCGGGCGCGCGCTCTGGGAGCCGATCGAGTGGCCGCGCGATGGGATCGCCGCGTGGTGGCCGCGTCGCGACGAGCCCGAGCTTCCGGAGACCATCGAGCTGCGCGCGCTGTGGGCGACGCGCGAGCGCGGGCCCGACGCGTCGCGGCTGCGCGCGTGGGATCGCACGATCCAGCGCGAGGGAGAGCGCGTCGCGGGCGCGCTCGCCGCGGTGGGCATCGACGTGCTCGAGGAGCAGCGCGGGCGCGACGCGGTCTTCGCGCTCGGGCGCGCGCTCTACGGGCACGAGCCGCCCGACGACTTCCGCGCGGTGGTGCACGGCTGGCTGCACCCGCTCTCGCGCACGCTGCGCGAGGCCGCGGGGATCGACGAGCGCGCGCTGATCGAGGCGTGGTACGCGCGCCTCGCGTCGCTGCGCGCGAGCCATCGCGGCGCGTGGATGCCGCGCGTCGAGGCGCGGATCGACGTGGAGACCGCCGACGGGCTGCCGACCATCGTCGCGCGCGCGACGCTCGATCGTCCGCCGCCGCCTGGCGCGACCGTCTCGCTCGCGCACTTCGACGACGGGCCCTTCGACGACTTCGTGTGGCCGTGGGAGCCGCAGCGCGAGGAGCGCGCGTGGCCCGACGGCGAGCGCTCGATCGAGATGCGCCTGCCCGGTCGCTACGGGCCGGGCTCGCGGGTGTGGGTCGCGCTCGATCTCGAGGGCACGCCGCTCGGCGCGCCGATGCGCCTCGCGGAAGCGCGCGTGGAGGTGCCGTGA